The proteins below are encoded in one region of Paraflavitalea devenefica:
- a CDS encoding Crp/Fnr family transcriptional regulator, which translates to MLAVAGELTKLPIFGSMDIPHNKLSHFFQSSHYFSVDQVREIVLLFAEKEIAKGHLLLKEGQVSNEYFFLEEGFMRAFVYDVDGKDVTTAFSSAGQVVFEVSSFFNRIPSKENIQALAPCKGWYITYEQLNHLFHAYSEFREFGRSILVKILTDLKNRALSMITETAEQRYEHLLKGNPDIFQNVPLKHIASFLGITDTSLSRIRKEYAKK; encoded by the coding sequence ATGCTGGCTGTTGCCGGGGAATTGACGAAACTACCTATCTTCGGAAGCATGGATATTCCCCACAACAAACTCTCCCATTTCTTTCAAAGTTCCCATTACTTCTCTGTCGACCAGGTCAGGGAGATTGTACTGCTATTTGCTGAAAAGGAGATTGCCAAAGGCCATCTGTTGTTAAAAGAAGGACAGGTATCCAACGAGTATTTCTTCCTTGAAGAAGGTTTTATGCGGGCATTTGTGTATGATGTAGATGGTAAAGATGTAACCACTGCTTTCTCTTCTGCCGGACAGGTGGTATTTGAAGTGTCGTCTTTCTTTAACCGCATTCCCTCGAAAGAGAACATCCAGGCCCTGGCTCCCTGCAAGGGGTGGTATATTACCTATGAACAGTTGAATCATTTGTTTCATGCCTATTCTGAATTTCGTGAGTTTGGAAGGTCCATACTGGTGAAGATATTGACAGACCTCAAAAACAGGGCGCTCTCCATGATCACTGAAACAGCCGAGCAACGGTATGAACATTTATTGAAGGGTAATCCTGATATCTTTCAAAACGTGCCATTAAAGCATATCGCTTCCTTTCTGGGTATCACGGATAC